In the Deferribacter desulfuricans SSM1 genome, TTCTCTAAGCGGTTTAAGGGATATGAGCATAATTAACACTCCTCCGCAAGATAGAGAACCTGTTTCGATAAAGATTATTAAAAACGATGAAGAGTTAAATAATGCAATTTTAAAAGAATTAAAAAGGGGTGGGCAGGTCTATTTTTTACATAATAAAGTTGAAGATATAGAAAAAATAGCCTATATGCTCAAAGAAAAATTCCCACTATCAAATACTTCTATTGCACATGGGCAGATGGATGCAAAAGTGTTAGATGAGGTCTTTGAAAAGTTTTATCAAGGTGATGTGGATATTTTGGTATGTACAACAATTATCGAAAATGGTCTTGATATAGCAAATGCAAATACAATTGTTATAAATAATGCTCACACCTTTGGGCTTGCTCAGCTTTATCAATTGAAAGGGAGAGTTGGTAGGGGTAATAAGAGAGGGTATTGTTATTTACGAATTCCTCAAAATGCAAAAATCAATGAAGTGGCAAGGAAAAGGTTAAAAATCATAAGCCAACTGTCTGATTTAGGTAGTGGTTTTAAGATTTCAACTTATGATTTACAGATTAGAGGTGCTGGAGATCTGTTAGGTGCAGAGCAATCAGGTTTTGTGGTAAATGTTGGTTATGAGCTTTATGTGCAGATGATAAATGAAGCGATAAATGAGTTAAAAGGGCATAAAACTGATTTAAATAAAACTGAGATAAATTCTAATTTCCCTCATTATATCCCCGCATCTTATATCCCTTCACACAGAGAGAGAATAGAATACTATAGAAAGATTTCTAAACTAATAACTAAGGAAGACATCGATAACATAAAAGAGGATTTATCTGTTTTTTATGGAGACATACCAGAAGAGACAATGAACTTAATTTATTTAATGTGTTTGAAAAATATATTTTCGGTTTTAGGTGTTAAAACGGCAACATTTTTTAAAAATAGCGTTAATATGGTTTTTCTTGATAAAAATGATTTTGACGTAAATATTTTCTTATCAAAATTAAAAAATAATGATAAGTTAGTGGCAAACTTTAAGAACGGTAATATAATGAGTATTGTTTATAAAGGGGAGGAAAGTTTTTTGGTAGCGCTGTTTAGCTTTTTTGAAGATTATATGAGAGTTGCTGAAAAGGTATGAAAAAATATTTAAGTGTTTTTGCCATTTTTTTTATTTTTGTTATTTTTAGCTGTAACAGTGAAAAGGTAGAAAAAAAAAGTTTAGACAATAATAGTGCACAACTTGTAAAAAAAGTAGTGAATTTAGATGAAGCAGTTGTTGTAATTAATAATAACGCTTATTATCGTAATGATGTGATGAATTTTATATACTTCAATTTTCCAGGCGTTACAGAAGATGATTTTAATAAGGATAATCTAACCCAGTTATTTATAAACGAGTTTATTAAATTTCAATTATTATTGAGTGATGTTAAAAAAAATAATGTTAAGGTTAGTAGTGAGAAACTTAATAGTATTATGAATAAAATAGAGAAAATTGGGGAAGATTCTTTTGTTATTGATTTTCCAATTTCTTTAGAAGAATATAAGAAGCTTTTAAAAGAAAGCTTGATTGTAAAAGAATGGCTAAACAGATTGATAGAAAAAAATATTACAGTTAGTGAGGATGAGGTAAAAAATAAATATAATAAAATTGATAAAACTAAAAAATCCATAGTAAAGTATCATGTTTTACATATTGTAACAGCAAACTATAAAGATGCTTTAAATGCTAGAAGAGCTTTACTTCGAGGAAAAAGTTTTAAAGAGGTTGCTTTGAAATATTCTGTGGGGCCAGAGAAAGACCAAGGAGGAGATTTAGGATATATTGTATTGGACGATATGCCAGTTATTTTCCAGAAGATTAAAAGGCTAAGGATAAAAAGGATAAGTCCTGTTTATAAATCTGACTATGGTTATCATATATTCCAAGTATTGGATAAAAAAAAGGAAGTAGAAGTAGGATATGAGGTTTTAAAACCTAGATTATATCAAGAAATATTTGCAGAAAAAGTAGAAAAATTTATAAATGACTATGTGGAGGTACTTAAGAAAAATGCGAAAATTACCATTAATATTGATAATCTTAATATTGTTAGTGACAATAGCTCAGTCAAAAATAATTGATAAAGTTGTTGCTATTGTTGGTGATAAAATAATCACCCAGTATGATGTGGAAAGTTTTAATCCAAAACAGGTAAAAAAGATTTATTCAATAAAAGATGAAGCAACTAGAGAAAAGTTACTTAAAAAATATTATAAAGAGGTTTTGGACTTTTTGGTAAATCAATATGTGCTGGAAATTGCTGCGGAAAGAGAAGGTATTAAAGTGAGTGAGTCAGAAGTTGAGAACGCTTTAAATGAAGTTTTAACTAAAAATAATATTACTATTGAGCAACTGGAAAAGGTATTGGAAGAAAACAATTTGACACTTGCTAAATATAAGTATCAGCTCAAAAATGAGATTTTAAATGCAAGAATCCGTAATGCATTGATTTTACCAAAACTTGTTGTTACAGAAGAGGATATTAAGCATTATATTGATGAGCATAACAAGGAATTGAAACTTGATGACCAGTTTGAGCTGAGGATAATAAAGATTAAAGATAAAAACAGGTTAGATGAAATAGAAAAATTTTTAAAGAAAGGTGGTTCTTTTGCTGATGCTGCTATAAAGTATTCTGTTGATAAAACAGCAAAATCTGGAGGTTATATTGGTTGGATTAAGCTGAATCATTTACCAGAAAAAATTAGAGAAAAAGTTAAGGGGTATAAAGAAGGTGATATTGTAAAAATAGAAGATAATGGTGAAATTACTTTGTTGTTTATAGAAAATTTTAAGAGTAAATATGATATTGATGATAAGATGAAAGATGAAATAGTTAAAAAAATAAAAGAAAAGATGTATCCTGATGTTGTTAAAAACTGGCTTGAAAAGCATAAGGCAACAATTTTTATAAAGTATATGTAATATGAGACTGGATAAGTTTTTAAAAGTAACAATGCTGATTAAAAGAAGGTCGGTTGCCAATGAGGCTGCAGATGAAGGGTTTATTTATGTAAATGGCAGAAAAGCTAAGGCCTCAACTAAAATTAAAGTGGGTGATAAAATATTGCTTGATATGTGGAATTATAAAAAAGAAGTATTTGTAAAAGCTTTACCTGAGACAAAGGGGGGTATTCCTAAAAAAGATGTCGATAAATATATCGAAGTTTTAAGCTATGAGCCAAAGCATACAGACGATTTCATTTAAATATTTTAACAACTGTTGGCGGGAGTGGGAAGGGATCGAACCTTCCGCCCGCTAAGATAACGGGCCAATCGGCTTTGAAGGCCGCGGGGAGCACCAGCTTCCCAACCACTCCCAACTTTTAGATTATATCTTTTATTAAAGAAGCTTTTAAAATCAACTTTATTCTTTCTTCTACTTTGTATAACCTTTCAGCTAATGTTACTGCAAATATAGAATTTAGTTTAGAAAATAACAATTTATTTTCTCTTTTCAAGGTGTCATATGCTATTGAATCAAAGCTGAGGAGAGTGATATCTGTTTTTGCAAAAACATTTGCGGATCTTGGGTGGTTTGTAAGTATTGCCATTTCACCAAAAAACTCTCCTTCATTGAGAGTTGTGATGAAAAAAACAACTTCTTCAGTAATAGATTTACTGACACCAGCCTGACCTTCCACGATTATATAAAATTTGTCCCCTTTTGAACCTTCTTTAATAATCATTTCTCCCTTTTCAAATGTTTCCACTTTACAATATGATACAAACTCTTCTAATTCTTCCTTTGTAAAGTCTATAAATTTGGGATTTAATTTGATTTTGGCTAAATAATTGCTTGCATCCATCTAAACCCTCCTTATATTTCAAAGTATATTATAAAAAATATATTTTGAAAAGGGGTAGTTATGAAGTACAGAGAAGAAAAAGATAGTATGGGGATTATGAAAGTTCCTGAAAATGCTTATTATGGGGCTCAGACTGCAAGAGCAGTTGAAAATTTTAAAATCAGTGGAAAAGGGCTTCCTAAAGAGTTTATTTATGCTGTTTGTGAAATAAAAAGAGGTGCAGCAATAGCAAACAGGAAGTTAGGATTATTAGATGAGAAAATTGCAGATGCTATAGTTCTTGCAGCAGAAGAGGTTATTGCAGGAAAACTTGATGATCAATTTCCTGTTGATGTATATCAGACAGGTTCAGGGACTTCAACAAATATGAATGTAAATGAAGTAATTGCTAATAGAGCATGCGAAATATTAGATGGTAAAAAGGGGGACAAACATTTGTGCCATCCAAATGATCATATTAATAAAGGGCAATCAAGTAATGATGTAATTCCATCTGCCATTCATATCTCTGCTGCGATTCTAACAAAAAATAATTTATTGCCTGCATTAACAAAGCTAAAAGATAGCTTATTAATGAAAGAGATAGAATTTAAAGATATTATAAAGATAGGTAGGACTCATTTGATGGATGCAGTCCCTGTTACATTGGGACAGGAGTTTTCCGGTTATAGAACTCAGATAGAAAAGGGGATTAAAAGAGTTGAAATAGGGTTAATGGAGCTTTTAGAGCTACCTTTAGGAGGAACTGCACTGGGAACAGGTCTCAATACGCATAAAGATTTTGGAAAAATTGCAATAGAAGAGATAAGTAAAAATACAAAATTAAGTTTTAGGCAAGCTGATAATCTGTTTGAGGGGATTGCAGCTAAGGATGGAGTAGTAAATTTTTGTGGTGCATTAAATACATTAGCTGTCTCTTTAATGAAAATTGCAAACGATTTGAGGCTACTCAATTCTGGGCCAAGATGCGGTATCGCAGAAATTACTTTACCATCGCTTCAGCCAGGAAGCTCCATTATGCCTGGAAAAGTAAATCCTGTAATCCCTGAAGCAGTAATACAAGTGGCTGCAAGGGTAATGGGGAATATGCAAACTATTACAATTGCAGGTAGTAGCGGTCTTTTGGATTTAAATGTGATGATGCCGTTGATTGCAGATACCTTGATAGAGTCGATTAAGTTGCTTACCAATGCTTCAATTTCATTGGCAGAAAAGTGTGTTGATGGAATTGTAGCAAATGTTGATAGGTGTGATGAGCTTGTGGAATGGTCGATGGCACTTGTAACACCTTTAGCACTTAAAATTGGTTATGATGAAGCTGCAAAGATAGCTTATGAGGCTTTTAATAGAAAAATGAAAGTTAAAGATGTAGTAAAAGAGAAGAAGATTTTAAGTGATGAAGAGATAAAAGAGATTTTTGACCCAAGAAAAATGGTATAAAAAAGAGGGGGTAGCCCCCTCTTTTAATTTTCTTCCAATAATGCCGCGTGTGCTGCTGCAAGTCTTGCAACAGGAACTCTATATGGAGAACAACTTACATAGTTTAACCCAACCTTGTGGCAGAAGAATATTGAGTCAGGGTCTCCACCATGCTCGCCACAAATACCTGTTTTTAGTTCAGGTCTTGTACTTCTACCTTTTTTAACACCCATTTCTACAAGCTGGCCAACACCTGTCTGATCGAGAGAAACAAATGGGTCCTCTTTGTAGATACCTTTTTCCACATAAAGTGGTAGGAACTTACCAGAGTCATCTCTTGATAATCCAAGAGTTGTTTGAGTAAGGTCATTTGTTCCAAATGAGAAAAATTCTGCATACTGTGCCACTTCGTCAGCAGTTAAAGCAGCTCTTGGTAATTCGATCATTGTTCCTACAAGATAATCGATATTTACACCATAACTTTCCATAACTTCTTTTGCAACTCTATCAACCATTTCTCTCAAAATAGCTAATTCTTTGTAATGCCCAACAAGTGGGATCATTATCTCTGGTTTTACATCAACCCCTTCTTTTTTACATTCACAGGCAGCTTCCATAATTGCATAAACTTGCATTTCATAAACTTCTGGATATGTGATACCAAGACGACAACCTCTATGACCTAGCATTGGGTTGAACTCTTTTAATTCTTCAACTTTTGCTTTCAATTTATCAGCAGGTATACCTGATGCTTTTGAAACTTTTTCTATGTCTTCATCAGTATGTGGTAAAAATTCATGTAAAGGTGGATCAAGTAAACGTATAGTTACTGGAAGTCCATCCATTACTTTAAAGATACCAATAAAATCTTCTTTTTGGTAAGGTTTAATTTTTTCTAAAGCTTTTCTTCTACCTTCCTCAGTATCGCTTAAAATCATTTCTCTTACTGCATCAATTCTATCGCCTTCAAAGAACATATGTTCTGTCCTACAAAGTCCTATCCCTTCTGCACCAAAGTCTCTTGCTACCTGAGAATCTTTTGGTGTGTCAGCGTTTGTCCTTACTCCTAGTTTTCTAAATTCATCAGCCCATTTGAGGATTTCAGCAAATTCACCAGAAAGCTCAGGCATAATAAGTTTTACTTTACCAAGAATTACTTCACCAGTAGAACCATTGATAGTGATATAATCACCTTCTTTTATTACTTTTCCATCAACCTCAAACTGTTTTTTCTCTTCATCTATCTTAATTGCACCACAACCAGCGACACATGTTTTACCCATACCTCTTGCTACAACTGCTGCGTGGCTTGTCATACCACCTGTAGCTGTTAATATACCTTTTGCTGCGTTCATACCACCAATATCTTCAGGAGATGTTTCAGTTCTTACCAAAATAACATCTTCACCTCTTTCAGCCCAACTTTCTGCATCTTCTGCAGTAAAGACTACTTTACCTACTGCAGCTCCTGGGGATGCTGGCAAACCTTTTGCCAAAACTTCATATTTTTCTTTTGGGTCAATCATTGGGTGCAGAAGTTGATCAACTTGCTCTGGTTGAACCCTTAAAACAGCAGTTTTCTTATCAATTAAACCTTCTTTATACATATCGTAAGCTATTTTTACAGCTGCTCTTGCAGTTCTTTTACCACTTCTTGTTTGAAGTAGATACAGTTTACCTTTTTCAACTGTAAATTCTATATCCTGCATATCTTTGTAATGTGTTTCAAGCTTTTTATAAACTTCTTCTAACTGCTTAAATACTTCTGGCATTTCTTCTTTTAATTTCGCAATTGGTTCTGGTGTTCTGATACCTGCAACAACATCTTCACCTTGTGCATTTATTAAAAATTCACCAAAGAATTCTTTTTCACCTGTAGAGGGGTTTCTTGTAAAAGCAACACCAGTACCAGAGTCATTGCCCATATTACCAAATACCATCGCTACTATATTTACTGCTGTTCCCCAATCATCAGGAATTTTATTGATTTTTCTGTAAGTGATTGCTCTTTGATTATTCCATGAGTCAAATACTGCATTAATTGCAAGTTTTAACTGCTCCATTGTATCTTGAGGGAATGGCTTACCTAACTCTTGCTCAACTAATTTTTTATAAAGCTCTACAACTTTTTTGAAATCTTCTGCATCCAAATCAGTATCGAATTTTACACCTTTTTCTTCTTTAACTTTATCAAGTATCCTCTCAAATTTACCGTGCTCAATACCTAAAACAACATCTGAGAACATCTGGATGAATCTTCTGTATGAGTCATAAGCGAATCTTTCATTGTTTGATACTTCAGCAAGACCTTTAACTGTTTCATCATTTAAGCCAAGGTTTAATACGGTGTCCATCATCCCTGGCATTGAAACTCTTGCCCCTGATCTTACAGAAACCAAAAGAGGATTTTTTGGATCGCCAAATTTTTTACCTACAGTTTCTTCAAGTTTTTTGAGAGCTTCTAAAGCCTGCTCCCACATCCCTTCTGGGTATTGCTTATTGTTGTTGTAATATTCAATACATGCTTCTGTTGTAATTGTGAAACCAGGAGGGACTGGAATACCAAGATTTGTCATTTCTGCTAGCCCTGCTCCTTTCCCCCCTAAAAGCTCTTTCATGGAGCCAGAGCCTTCGGCTTTACCATTTCCAAAAAAGTAAACATACTTTTTCATTTATGCTACCCCCTTCTCTCATTAAGTTTATTAAATAATACCCACTCTCAACAGTGGTTAATAACCTCAATTAGATCGCTTTGTTTTCTCGCGATGACTGCCTATCTGTCATTGCGAGCGTTAGTGAAGCAATCTGTAGATTATACAAAATTTATGTCTAACGCCTCCTAATTTATTAAGCTCAATTCACCTATTTTTTCAAAAAGCGTTTTTAGTTTAGCTAATAGGCTAAGTCTGTTATTTCTAATTTCTTCATTTTTATCCATAACAAGTACATTATCAAAGAAGTTATCTACAGGTTTGCTAAAGCTTAGTAAAACATTTATAGCGTCATTATATTTTTCTTCAGATAAAAGCTGATTTAGTTTTTCTTCATTTTCTTTGATGAGTTTGTTTAGCTCTTTTTCTTCTGATTCAACCAGTAAATCCTCTTTATATTCTGTGTTGTTCCAATTATTTTTATTTAATATGTTTGATATTCTTTTGTAGCTTGTTGAAAGTGTTACAAACTCAGGTTTTTCATAAACTTCATTTAACGCTTTTGCAGCATTAAATATTTGAACGATATCATCAAATACTGCCACTACAGCTTCAAATACATCTGCTCTGATGTTGTACTGGGATGTGGCAATTTGCTTTGCCCTGGTTAAAATAAACTCTTTTGTTTTTTCAAGTATTTCTTCTTTTTGGTATGAGAGTTTATCTTTGTAGTTATCTATAGCTTTTTCTAGCAGTTCAGTTAATGATAAGCGATAGTTTTTATTTAATATGATATTTATTATACCTATTGCGTTTCTCCTTAGAGCATAAGGGTCATTGTTCCCTGTAGGGATTAAACCGATAATAAAACAACCAGTTATAGTGTCAATTTTATCAGCGATAGATATAAATGCTCCTTCATCAGTTTTTGGTAGCTCATCACCAGAAAATCTTGGAAGATAATGCTCAAATATAGCATCAGCGACAAGTTGTTCTTCACCTTGGATAAGTGCGTATTCTCTACCCATCACACCCTGAAGCTCAGGGAATTCATATACCATTTCTGTCATAAGGTCAGCTTTACATAAAAAGGCTGCCCTATCAGTAGTAGTTGCTTTGTTTGGAGCTAACTTTTTTGCAAGGAAGAGAGCTATTTCACGAAATCTCTCCATCTTTTCATAAGATGTGCCAAGTTGTTCCTGATAGACAACCTTTTTCAGTTGCTCCATCCTTTCTTCAAGTGGAACTTTTTTATCATTTTCGAAAAAGAACATAGCATCATTTAATCTTGCTTTTAAAACACGCTCATAACCAGATTTAATTAATGAATCATCTTTAGGTTTAGTGTTAGAGATTCCAACGAAGCTGTTTAAAATTTTGCCATCTTTTTCTCTATAAAAATATTTTTGATGGTTTTTCATCGATGTTATAAGTACTTCTTTTGGCAGTTGTAAAAAGTGTTCAGGGAATTCACCTAATATTGGGTGAGGGTATTCAACTAAATTTGCAACAGTATCAAGTAGGTCTTCATCTATAAAAACGTTACCAATATTGTTTAGAAAAGACCTTATAATCTCTTTTCTTTCATTAAAATCTACTATCACAAAGTTTTCTTTAAGTTTTGCTTTGTATTCATCAAAAGAGCTGATTTTAATTTGCTTATTAGCCATAAATCTGTGACCAAATGTATAATTACCGGCTTTAATCCCCTCAATTTCAAATTCTAAAACCTTACCATTATATATAGAAAGAAACCAGTGGATTGGTCTTGCGAATCTAAGGTTTTTATCCCCCCATTTCATACTTTTTGGAAAAGGGAAATTTTTTATTGTTTGAACAACCAAGTTTTTTAGAATATTTACAGTATCTTCACCTTTTACCTTTTTTGTACCAACTAAATATTCACCTTTATCAGTTTTAACACTTCTTAATGTATTGACATCAAGCCCTTTTGATTTAGCAAAACCCAATGCTGTTTTTGTCAAATTTCCATTTTCATCAAAAGCTATATTTGCAGGGGGGCCTTTTATCTCTTCTTCTAGATCAGCTTGTCTATCTGAAATATTTTCTATATAAAGGAACAACCTTCTTGGAGTTCCACCAGATTCAATGGATGAATAGTTTATTCTGTTTTTTTCTAACTCATTTTTAAAATGTTCTTTTAAGAAATTTGCTGCAGGATTAATAAATGACGCAGGTATCTCCTCAGTTCCTATTTCTAATATATAAAAAGACATAATACCCCCTTTAAAAAAACGTTTGAGGAGTTATATATTAGAAAAGTGCAAATTTTCAAGGAAAATTTGCACTTATACAAATCTATAAGGTAGATTCTTTTCTAATTCTATTATTTTAGGTTTGTTTTTTAACAGTTCTAATAAGCTATCGTATGTACCAGTTAAAAAAGCCTGCCTGTTTGTTTCTTTCATATCAAAATTATATGTTTTGTTTCCAACTGTTAAGGTATTATTTTCTAGATCTATAACAACTTTTATATCTGGTGTGTTATTAACGGTTTTGTATATTTTTTCGATTTTTTCTTTAGGTAATGTTATGCACACTATACCTAATGTGGTTGAATTTCCTAAGAAAATCTCAGCAAAACTTTCAGCAATTATAGCATCTATCCCTGCTCGTTTTAGAGCCTGAGGAGCGTGTTCTCTTGAAGAACCGCAACCAAAATTTTTCCCTGTTAAAATAATATTTGAACCTTTGAACTTTTCATCATCTAAAGGATGCCCAAGAGAGTTCCCTTCTTTATCAAATCTTTCATCATAAAAAGCAAATTCCCCTAAACCGTCAAATGTAACACATTTTAAATATCTTGCAGGAATTATTCTGTCTGTATCTATATCATCACCTAAAATTGGTACTATTCTGCCTTCAACCTTTTTTATATGCCCAGATTGCATTATGCCCTCCTAATTATTTTATGTTAAGAAGCTTTCTTGCGTCAATTACTTCACCAGCTATTGCAGCTGCTGCTACCATAACAGGACTCATTAATAGAGTTCTACCGTTTGGAGAGCCTTGTCTCCCTTTAAAATTTCTGTTTGAACTGGAGGCTGAAATCTGATCTCCCACAAGTTTATCAGGATTCATTGCAAGACACATGGAACAACCAGGATTTCTCCATTCAAAACCTGCTTCCATGAAAATTTCATGTAGGCCTTCAGCTTCCGCCTGTTTTTTGACTCCCATAGATCCTGGAGCAATAAAAGCTTTTACCCCTTTTGCGACTTTGTTCCCTTTTATGTATTTTGCAACTTCTCTTAAATCTTCTATTCTTCCATTTGTGCAACTACCTATGAAAGCAACATCTATTTTTGTCCCTTCTATTTTTTGACCCGGTTTAAATTTCATATATTCTAATGCTTCTTTATCTATATCATTTTTAGGTTCAGGTATTTTCTCTGTTACAGGGATACATTGCTCAGGAGTGATCCCCCAAGTTACCATCGGTTCTATATCATGTGCATCAAAGTTTGCAACATCATCATAGTTTGCATCAGGATCAGATTTTATACTTTCCCAGTATTGCAAACGTTTATCCCACTCCTTTCCTTTTGGAGCGTATTCTCGCCCTTTTATATAATCATAGGTTGTTTGGTCAGGATTTATATATCCAACTCTTGCCCCTCCTTCAATTGCCATGTTACAGACTGTCATTCTTCCTTCCAGTGACAGTGATTCAATGGCTTCTCCAGCGAATTCATAAGCATAACCGATACCACCTTTGACACCAAGTCTATTTATAAGATAAAGGATAATATCTTTTGCATAGACACCAGGTTTTAATTTGTTTTTTATATCTATTTTTCTGACTTTCAGTGGTGTTAAAGCAAGTGTTTGAGTTGCAAGGACATCTCTTACCTGTGATGTCCCAATACCAAAAGCTATTGAGCCAAAGGCACCATGAGTGGCTGTGTGTGAATCACCACATGCAATTGTCATCCCTGGTTGTGTGAGACCTAACTCTGGCCCCACAATATGCACAATCCCCTGTTTCCCTGATTCAGGTGAGAAAAAGGTGATACCAAATTCTTTTATATTTTTTTCTATAGCTTGCATCATCTCTTCTGCTAAAGGATCAGCAAATGGTCTCGATATATCATCTGTTGGAATAATATGGTCGCATGTAGCAAAAGTTCTTTCTGGGAAAAGTACTTTGAGCCCCATTTCTCTAAGCATTGCAAATGCCTGAGGGCTAGTTACTTCATGTATTAGATGAAGTCCTATGAAAATTTGATCTCTTCCTCCAGAAATTGAGCCAACTTTATGAATTTCCCATACTTTTTCTAATAATGTTTTGCCCATATCTTTACCTCTTTTTATTAATTTATAAAACATACATTACTAAAAAAGATGAAAAAAGCAAGAAAAAGTTTAATCAAACTATAAAAAGTTTAGTGAATTTGTAAAATATTTAATATTAAAAAAACTCTTGATTTTTTGAAAAGAGAATATATATATAATATCGCTGTTAGCACTCGACAACGATGGTTGCTAATAATAAAATATATAAGGAGGGTAACATGGCTAACATTAAACCTCTTCAGGACAGAGTTCTTGTAAAAAGGATTGAAGTTGAGGAGAAAACAGAGTCTGGAATTATTATACCTGACACTGCAAGAGAAAAATCTCAAGAAGGTGAAGTAATTGCTGTTGGTCCAGGTAAAGTATTAGAAAATGGTACTAAAATTGAATTAACAGTAAAACCTGGTGACAGAATATTGTTTAGCAAATATGCTGGTACTGAAGTTAAAATCGATGGTGAAGAATATCTGATTATGAGAGAAGACGATATTCTTGGTATTATTCAGAAATAATTAAAAGAAAGATAAAGGAGGTGTCAATATGGCAAAGGCTATTACATTTAGCGAAGAAGCAAGACAGGCAATTTTAAGAGGTGTTGATAAATTAGCAAACGCAGTAAAAGTAACATTGGGACCAAAAGGTAGAAATGTTGTTATAGAAAAGAAATTTGGTTCACCATTAGTAACTAA is a window encoding:
- a CDS encoding cyclic nucleotide-binding domain-containing protein; its protein translation is MDASNYLAKIKLNPKFIDFTKEELEEFVSYCKVETFEKGEMIIKEGSKGDKFYIIVEGQAGVSKSITEEVVFFITTLNEGEFFGEMAILTNHPRSANVFAKTDITLLSFDSIAYDTLKRENKLLFSKLNSIFAVTLAERLYKVEERIKLILKASLIKDII
- a CDS encoding RNA-binding S4 domain-containing protein, coding for MRLDKFLKVTMLIKRRSVANEAADEGFIYVNGRKAKASTKIKVGDKILLDMWNYKKEVFVKALPETKGGIPKKDVDKYIEVLSYEPKHTDDFI
- a CDS encoding SurA N-terminal domain-containing protein, with translation MRKLPLILIILILLVTIAQSKIIDKVVAIVGDKIITQYDVESFNPKQVKKIYSIKDEATREKLLKKYYKEVLDFLVNQYVLEIAAEREGIKVSESEVENALNEVLTKNNITIEQLEKVLEENNLTLAKYKYQLKNEILNARIRNALILPKLVVTEEDIKHYIDEHNKELKLDDQFELRIIKIKDKNRLDEIEKFLKKGGSFADAAIKYSVDKTAKSGGYIGWIKLNHLPEKIREKVKGYKEGDIVKIEDNGEITLLFIENFKSKYDIDDKMKDEIVKKIKEKMYPDVVKNWLEKHKATIFIKYM
- a CDS encoding class II fumarate hydratase — protein: MKYREEKDSMGIMKVPENAYYGAQTARAVENFKISGKGLPKEFIYAVCEIKRGAAIANRKLGLLDEKIADAIVLAAEEVIAGKLDDQFPVDVYQTGSGTSTNMNVNEVIANRACEILDGKKGDKHLCHPNDHINKGQSSNDVIPSAIHISAAILTKNNLLPALTKLKDSLLMKEIEFKDIIKIGRTHLMDAVPVTLGQEFSGYRTQIEKGIKRVEIGLMELLELPLGGTALGTGLNTHKDFGKIAIEEISKNTKLSFRQADNLFEGIAAKDGVVNFCGALNTLAVSLMKIANDLRLLNSGPRCGIAEITLPSLQPGSSIMPGKVNPVIPEAVIQVAARVMGNMQTITIAGSSGLLDLNVMMPLIADTLIESIKLLTNASISLAEKCVDGIVANVDRCDELVEWSMALVTPLALKIGYDEAAKIAYEAFNRKMKVKDVVKEKKILSDEEIKEIFDPRKMV
- the ppdK gene encoding pyruvate, phosphate dikinase; its protein translation is MKKYVYFFGNGKAEGSGSMKELLGGKGAGLAEMTNLGIPVPPGFTITTEACIEYYNNNKQYPEGMWEQALEALKKLEETVGKKFGDPKNPLLVSVRSGARVSMPGMMDTVLNLGLNDETVKGLAEVSNNERFAYDSYRRFIQMFSDVVLGIEHGKFERILDKVKEEKGVKFDTDLDAEDFKKVVELYKKLVEQELGKPFPQDTMEQLKLAINAVFDSWNNQRAITYRKINKIPDDWGTAVNIVAMVFGNMGNDSGTGVAFTRNPSTGEKEFFGEFLINAQGEDVVAGIRTPEPIAKLKEEMPEVFKQLEEVYKKLETHYKDMQDIEFTVEKGKLYLLQTRSGKRTARAAVKIAYDMYKEGLIDKKTAVLRVQPEQVDQLLHPMIDPKEKYEVLAKGLPASPGAAVGKVVFTAEDAESWAERGEDVILVRTETSPEDIGGMNAAKGILTATGGMTSHAAVVARGMGKTCVAGCGAIKIDEEKKQFEVDGKVIKEGDYITINGSTGEVILGKVKLIMPELSGEFAEILKWADEFRKLGVRTNADTPKDSQVARDFGAEGIGLCRTEHMFFEGDRIDAVREMILSDTEEGRRKALEKIKPYQKEDFIGIFKVMDGLPVTIRLLDPPLHEFLPHTDEDIEKVSKASGIPADKLKAKVEELKEFNPMLGHRGCRLGITYPEVYEMQVYAIMEAACECKKEGVDVKPEIMIPLVGHYKELAILREMVDRVAKEVMESYGVNIDYLVGTMIELPRAALTADEVAQYAEFFSFGTNDLTQTTLGLSRDDSGKFLPLYVEKGIYKEDPFVSLDQTGVGQLVEMGVKKGRSTRPELKTGICGEHGGDPDSIFFCHKVGLNYVSCSPYRVPVARLAAAHAALLEEN
- a CDS encoding peptidylprolyl isomerase, with the translated sequence MKKYLSVFAIFFIFVIFSCNSEKVEKKSLDNNSAQLVKKVVNLDEAVVVINNNAYYRNDVMNFIYFNFPGVTEDDFNKDNLTQLFINEFIKFQLLLSDVKKNNVKVSSEKLNSIMNKIEKIGEDSFVIDFPISLEEYKKLLKESLIVKEWLNRLIEKNITVSEDEVKNKYNKIDKTKKSIVKYHVLHIVTANYKDALNARRALLRGKSFKEVALKYSVGPEKDQGGDLGYIVLDDMPVIFQKIKRLRIKRISPVYKSDYGYHIFQVLDKKKEVEVGYEVLKPRLYQEIFAEKVEKFINDYVEVLKKNAKITINIDNLNIVSDNSSVKNN